TGTACTAAGAGGCTTAATCTCGTGAATTAAATTTAAAGACTCCTCTATGGTTTCCCAGCTTTCTCCTGGTGAACCATAAATAAAATAGGCACGGGCAAGAATTCCGAATTTTGTGGTTAAATCAAAAGCGTTTTTGATATCCTCTGTTCGTATATTTTTATTCAAAACTTTTCTAATTTTTTCAGAGCCACTTTCTACACCGTAGCTGATTTGAACGCAGCCTGCCTTTCTCATCCAGTAGAGAATCTCTTCATTTATAAAATTAACCCGTGAGATTGCAAACCAGTTGATTTTCAGGTCTTTCTCAATAATTCTTTTACAGATCTGAATAACCCGATCTTTTCTCATGGTAAATGTATCATCTGAAAAATAAAAGAACGTAATCCCTCTTTGATAGAGTAAATCTATCTGCTTTATAAAATATTCTGGAGAGTGAAATCTGACTTTGTGTCCCCAGAACTTGGGAGAGCCGCAGAATGTGCAGTTGGAAGGACATCCTCGCGAAGAAGAGAGGTGTTGAAAATCAAAATATTTCGCAGGCATGGGAATTTGATCAATGTCCTGTATCATATCCGCATCAAGTGTCTTGGTTACTTTTTTACCTTCACGATATGCGATTCCTTTTATTTGATGGATACCTTCTAAATCTTTACTTTCGAGACACTTAATCAGATTGAGAAAACTTATTTCTCCCTCACCGAGAACAGCATAATCAATTTCTTTAAAATTTGTAAGCAGATGCTTCCAGAGAAAAGTTGTTCCAATTCCACCAAATACAATTTTTACATCAGGAAGAATTTGTTTTGCAATTCTACTAATATCTATCCCCCCCCAACGGTTAGCATTAACAATAGAAAATCCTATAACATCAGGTTTTTTCTCTTTGAGGGTTTCTTCTATTTTATGAGGTGCTTTATGAATATTGTGCCAGTTTAGTATTTCTACATCGTATGAATTTTCTTTTAAAACTGCGCCAATGTAATATAAACCGATTGGTATAATTCCAACATCCTCTGCGTGAATTCTTTCATCAAGAAAATAAGGATAAATAAGGAGTATTTTCAAAAAATTACCTCATCATTTCTTTTAAGAGAGGGTTAAATAACTTTAACTTAAATATTTTAACAGGTTGATACACATTGATATTAAAACAGGATCGAACCCCTAAATTTTATGGTGCCGAAGGCGGGATTTGAACCCGCATGGGTTACCCCACACGCCCCTCAAACGTGCGTGTCTACCAGATTCCACCACTTCGGCATAGAATATGCTACAATAAAAAACAGATAGGTTTCAAGAGATTGTAATTATTTTAGAGGATTATATTACTTGAAATAAAATATGATATTTGCAAAAATATTAATCAATTGATAAATATGGAGTATTTATTATTTTGAAAATTTCCTTTGATGCAAATCTGAATATTATAAAACTTGAAGGTGCATTGGTATCCCTTCACTGTCATCATTATAATTGTGGCTTGCTTAAGGCACTTGAAGATATGAAAGTTGTTGAAGCGAAGG
The sequence above is drawn from the Nitrospirota bacterium genome and encodes:
- a CDS encoding radical SAM protein — encoded protein: MKILLIYPYFLDERIHAEDVGIIPIGLYYIGAVLKENSYDVEILNWHNIHKAPHKIEETLKEKKPDVIGFSIVNANRWGGIDISRIAKQILPDVKIVFGGIGTTFLWKHLLTNFKEIDYAVLGEGEISFLNLIKCLESKDLEGIHQIKGIAYREGKKVTKTLDADMIQDIDQIPMPAKYFDFQHLSSSRGCPSNCTFCGSPKFWGHKVRFHSPEYFIKQIDLLYQRGITFFYFSDDTFTMRKDRVIQICKRIIEKDLKINWFAISRVNFINEEILYWMRKAGCVQISYGVESGSEKIRKVLNKNIRTEDIKNAFDLTTKFGILARAYFIYGSPGESWETIEESLNLIHEIKPLSTIFYILDIFPGTALYDDFKRRMKIGDDIWLQRIEDIMYFETDPRLSKDVILSFGKKLRTYYYNHLPEFTDAIQLLDLKDLYEHHADFLSRLAMTFSHGDYATIEAIPQKEKIAQKLYERSLLYYPNHRAYLGLGIIWQKKGNFMESSRILSEGIKYFPQSESLTMCLGITYMNLKKYEEALKCFQKFPESKEAIEFSTICKSKIGVS